In a single window of the Penaeus monodon isolate SGIC_2016 chromosome 3, NSTDA_Pmon_1, whole genome shotgun sequence genome:
- the LOC119586129 gene encoding uncharacterized protein LOC119586129, translating to MGIPLVRVSFTYRTNNAFSLIFPRLLPSLEHPIGRTSVLKHEIRLQEDAKPVYITMYQVLHSRRLAFFEQIKRLLELDLVKPSTSPSSATIILLPRKDGSLRLVIDHFNAYNARLMAIIMAGLVGNTGFLYLDDLLVVSRDIKEHDLKLGKFLQGCLGFAKTAHPLSKLLSKDEHFVWSSEQQLAFNTMKKALTEFPVLVLPIFSKLFTLVTKASCTGLGATMMQKTNSHLQPTAYASRKLNTAETHYSITDLEPLAVVWSLRHFREIILGYDIEVLTDHRPLCYSFMTTKSPSGHQQGGLMHFWSLTLHSVTPQVQLTK from the exons atgggcatacccCTGGTGAGGGTAAGCTTCACATATCGAACTAACAATGCCTTTTCTCTAATTTTCCCACGTTTGCTCCCCAGCCTGGAGCACCCCATTGGTAGAACATCAGTACTCAAACATGAGATTAGGTTACAGGAGGATGCCAAGCCAGTCTACATCACTATGTATCAAGTACTGCACAGCCGTAGACTTGCCTTCTTTGAACAGATAAAGAGGTTGCTAGAACTGGACCTTGTCAAACCGAGCACGTCACCTTCGAGCGCcactataatattattaccaaGGAAGGATGGGTCACTTCGCCTTGTAATAGACCACT TCAATGCCTATAATGCTCGCCTTATGGCTATAATTATGGCAGGGTTGGTGGGTAACACAGGTTTCCTATACCTTGATGATTTGCTAGTCGTCTCCAGAGACATCAAAGAGCACGATTTAAAGCTTGGAAAATTTTTGCAAGGTTGTCTG GGGTTCGCCAAGACTGCACATCCTCTTTCAAAACTCTTGTCCAAGGATGAACACTTTGTGTGGTCAAGCGAACAACAGCTAGCTTTTAATACAATGAAAAAGGCCCTTACTGAATTCCCAGTCCTTGTCTTACCAATTTTCAGCAAGCTATTCACATTAGTAACCAAAGCCTCTTGCACGGGGTTAGGTGCCACCATGATGCAGAAGACAAACAGCCATCTACAGCCCACTGCTTACGCCAGTAGGAAGCTGAACACAGCAGAGACCCATTATAGCATAACTGACCTAGAGCCACTGGCTGTAGTATGGTCGTTAAGGCATTTCAGGGAAATCATCCTTGGCTATGACATAGAAGTCCTAACAGATCACCGACCTCTGTGTTACTCTTTCATGACAACGAAATCCCCCAGTGGTCACCAGCAAGGTGGATTGATGCACTTTTGGAGTTTAACCCTGCATTCCGTTACACCCCAGGTGCAACTAACAAAGTAG